One stretch of Amycolatopsis sp. NBC_00345 DNA includes these proteins:
- a CDS encoding NAD(P)H-dependent flavin oxidoreductase, which produces MKTALTELAGVRHPVVQTGMGWVAGPRLVSATAEAGGLGILASATMTFDELAAAIKETKARTANPFGVNLRADAGDAARRVDLLIEEGVRVASFALAPKRDLITKLKDHGVVVLPSVGAARHAEKVAAWGADAVVVQGGEGGGHTGGVATTLLLPSVLDAVDIPVVAAGGFFDGRGLAAALAYGAAGIAMGTRFLLTRESTVPDSVKQAYLDHDLTGTVVTRKVDGMPHRVLRTELVDALERSGRVTGLARAAANAARFRKLSGLSWPALVREGVRMRRGGGRDWAQVLMAANTPMLLRAGLVDGDREAGVLASGQVVGLLRDLPSVAGLIEAIVADAEAILRRLGDGRCA; this is translated from the coding sequence GTGAAGACCGCGCTGACGGAGCTGGCCGGCGTCCGTCACCCCGTCGTGCAGACCGGGATGGGCTGGGTCGCCGGCCCGCGCCTGGTCTCGGCGACGGCGGAGGCGGGCGGGCTGGGCATCCTGGCGTCGGCCACGATGACGTTCGACGAGCTGGCCGCCGCGATCAAGGAGACGAAGGCCCGCACGGCGAACCCGTTCGGCGTCAACCTGCGCGCGGACGCCGGTGACGCCGCCCGCCGCGTCGACCTGCTGATCGAAGAGGGCGTGCGCGTCGCGTCGTTCGCGCTGGCGCCGAAACGGGACCTGATCACGAAGCTGAAGGACCACGGCGTGGTCGTGCTGCCGTCCGTCGGCGCGGCCCGGCACGCCGAAAAGGTGGCGGCCTGGGGAGCGGACGCCGTCGTGGTGCAGGGCGGCGAGGGCGGCGGGCACACCGGCGGTGTCGCGACGACGCTGCTGCTGCCGTCCGTGCTCGACGCCGTCGACATCCCCGTGGTGGCCGCGGGCGGGTTCTTCGACGGGCGCGGCCTGGCCGCCGCGCTGGCTTACGGCGCGGCCGGCATCGCGATGGGCACCCGGTTCCTGCTCACCCGCGAGAGCACGGTCCCCGACTCCGTCAAACAGGCCTACCTGGACCACGACCTCACCGGCACCGTCGTCACGCGCAAGGTCGACGGGATGCCGCACCGGGTCCTGCGCACGGAGCTGGTCGACGCGCTGGAACGCTCCGGCCGCGTCACCGGGCTCGCGCGAGCGGCCGCCAACGCCGCCCGGTTCCGCAAGCTGAGCGGGCTTTCCTGGCCCGCGCTGGTGCGTGAGGGCGTGCGCATGCGCCGGGGCGGCGGCCGCGACTGGGCGCAGGTGCTGATGGCGGCGAACACCCCGATGCTGCTGCGCGCGGGGCTCGTCGACGGCGACCGCGAGGCCGGGGTGCTGGCGTCCGGGCAGGTCGTCGGGCTGCTGCGCGACCTGCCGTCCGTGGCCGGGCTGATCGAGGCGATCGTGGCCGACGCGGAGGCGATCCTGCGACGCCTCGGCGACGGGCGTTGTGCTTGA
- a CDS encoding CoA-transferase subunit beta, with protein MSDVTRAEVCVTACADLFRGDGEIVVSPMGFIPALGAKLARLTFEPDILLSDGEASLVTADGVVEGWQPFRKVLDTVVPHGKRHVVMGANQVDRHGNQNISAIGPHGKPVKQLLGVRGGPGNTVNHRTSYWVPRHSKRVFVAQVDVVSGVGYQRAGAFSLPYHDIHRVVTNLGVLDFGGPDHAPRLLSVHPGVSVDEVTEATSFPLDTADTGETRLPTTDELELLRTRLDPDSSRDKEVPQ; from the coding sequence ATGAGCGACGTGACCCGGGCGGAGGTCTGCGTGACCGCCTGCGCCGACCTGTTCCGCGGCGACGGCGAGATCGTGGTCAGTCCCATGGGCTTCATCCCCGCGCTGGGCGCGAAGCTCGCCCGCCTGACCTTCGAGCCGGACATCCTGCTCTCCGATGGCGAGGCGTCGCTGGTGACCGCCGACGGCGTCGTCGAGGGCTGGCAGCCGTTCCGGAAGGTGCTGGACACCGTGGTGCCGCACGGGAAGCGGCACGTGGTGATGGGCGCCAACCAGGTCGACCGGCACGGCAACCAGAACATCTCCGCGATCGGCCCGCACGGGAAGCCGGTCAAGCAGCTGCTCGGCGTCCGCGGCGGGCCCGGCAACACGGTGAACCACCGCACCAGCTACTGGGTGCCGCGGCACAGCAAGCGGGTCTTCGTGGCGCAGGTGGATGTCGTCTCCGGCGTCGGCTACCAGCGGGCGGGCGCGTTTTCGCTGCCGTACCACGACATCCACCGCGTGGTGACGAACCTGGGCGTGCTCGACTTCGGCGGGCCGGACCACGCGCCGCGGCTGTTGTCGGTGCATCCCGGGGTGTCGGTGGACGAGGTCACGGAAGCCACGTCGTTCCCGCTGGACACCGCGGACACCGGGGAAACGCGGCTGCCGACGACGGATGAGCTGGAGCTGCTGCGCACCCGGCTTGACCCGGATTCGTCGCGGGACAAGGAAGTTCCCCAGTGA
- a CDS encoding CoA transferase subunit A yields MTDKRMTADEVVAELRDGMTLGIGGWGSRRKPMALVRAILRSPLKDLTVVSYGGPDVGLLASAGKLKRLVFGFVTLDSVPFDPWFNRVRESGSIAVTEYDEGVLGTGLSAAAQRLPFLPTRAGLGSDVMTLNPGLRTVRSPYADGEELLAVPALRLDAALVHLNRADARGNAQYLGPDPYFDELYALAADRCYVSTERIVETAELTAAGPVQSLLLNRASVHGVVETPHGAHFTTAAPDYGRDERFQRHYAASAKDPGQWPSFVDRFLSGDETDYQKAVKKFSEEAA; encoded by the coding sequence TTGACCGACAAGCGGATGACCGCCGACGAGGTGGTCGCCGAACTGCGTGACGGCATGACACTCGGCATCGGCGGCTGGGGCTCGCGGCGCAAGCCGATGGCGCTGGTGCGCGCGATCCTGCGCTCGCCGCTGAAGGACCTGACAGTCGTCTCCTACGGTGGCCCGGACGTCGGCCTGCTCGCCTCCGCGGGCAAGCTCAAGCGGCTGGTGTTCGGCTTCGTGACCCTCGACTCCGTGCCGTTCGACCCGTGGTTCAACCGCGTGCGCGAGTCCGGCTCGATCGCGGTGACGGAGTACGACGAGGGCGTCCTCGGCACCGGTCTTTCCGCGGCCGCGCAACGGCTTCCGTTCCTGCCCACCCGCGCGGGCCTCGGGTCCGACGTGATGACGCTGAACCCGGGGCTGCGCACCGTCCGCTCGCCGTACGCCGACGGCGAGGAGCTGCTGGCCGTCCCCGCGCTGCGCCTCGACGCCGCGCTCGTCCACCTCAACCGCGCGGACGCCCGCGGCAACGCCCAGTACCTCGGCCCGGACCCGTACTTCGACGAGCTGTACGCCCTGGCCGCCGACCGCTGTTACGTCTCCACCGAGCGGATCGTCGAGACCGCCGAGCTGACCGCCGCCGGGCCCGTGCAGAGCCTGCTGCTGAACCGCGCGAGTGTGCACGGCGTCGTCGAAACCCCGCATGGCGCGCACTTCACCACCGCCGCGCCGGACTACGGGCGGGACGAGCGGTTCCAGCGGCACTACGCGGCGTCGGCCAAGGACCCGGGCCAGTGGCCGTCCTTTGTGGACCGATTTCTGAGCGGCGACGAGACCGACTATCAAAAGGCCGTCAAGAAATTCAGCGAGGAGGCGGCATGA
- a CDS encoding enoyl-CoA hydratase family protein: MAATVSTHSPEPGVTLVTVAAPPVNALTVRGWFDLAAAVEQAGRDPDTHVVVLRAEGRGFNAGVDIKEIQRDPGYSALIGANEGCAAAFSAVYDCAVPVIAAVHGFCLGGGVGLAGNADVVVASEDAEFGLPEVDRGALGAATHLARLVPQHLMRALYYTASTITAQQLHHHGSVYAVVPREELDETALALARRIAAKDTRVIRAAKQAINGIDVQPVHRSYRFEQGFTFQLNLAGVSDGARQEFLDGREKP, translated from the coding sequence ATGGCCGCGACCGTTTCCACGCACTCCCCGGAGCCCGGCGTCACGCTGGTGACCGTGGCCGCGCCCCCGGTGAACGCGCTGACCGTGCGCGGCTGGTTCGATCTGGCCGCCGCCGTCGAGCAGGCGGGGCGCGATCCGGACACACACGTTGTCGTCCTGCGAGCCGAGGGACGCGGCTTCAACGCGGGCGTCGACATCAAGGAGATCCAGCGCGATCCCGGCTACAGCGCGCTGATCGGCGCGAACGAGGGCTGCGCCGCCGCGTTCTCCGCCGTCTACGACTGCGCGGTGCCGGTGATCGCGGCCGTGCACGGGTTCTGCCTCGGCGGCGGGGTCGGGCTGGCCGGCAACGCCGACGTGGTGGTGGCCAGCGAGGACGCCGAGTTCGGCCTGCCCGAGGTGGACCGCGGCGCGCTCGGCGCGGCCACGCACCTCGCGCGGCTCGTGCCCCAGCACCTCATGCGCGCGCTGTACTACACAGCGTCGACGATCACCGCGCAGCAGCTTCACCACCACGGCTCCGTGTACGCGGTGGTGCCGCGCGAAGAGCTGGACGAGACCGCGCTCGCCCTCGCCCGGCGCATCGCGGCGAAGGACACCCGCGTGATCCGCGCGGCGAAGCAGGCCATCAACGGCATCGACGTGCAACCCGTACACCGCAGCTACCGGTTCGAGCAGGGCTTCACTTTCCAGCTCAACCTCGCGGGCGTGTCCGACGGTGCCCGGCAGGAGTTCCTGGACGGGAGGGAGAAGCCTTGA
- a CDS encoding SDR family oxidoreductase: MALDLRLDGRVVLVTGGTRGVGAGIASVFRQAGASVVTCARTGEAGPGFVPCDVRDPADVTRLVDEVVSRHGRLDVLVNNAGGAPFADTATASPRFHDKVVALNLLAPLAVAQAANAVMQKQDGGGVIVNVSSVSALRPSPGTAAYGAAKAGLDNLTATLAVEWAPKVRVNALDVGMVRTEASGHYGDLAAVSATVPLGRLAEPEEVGRCAAFLASPLASYVSGARLAVHGGGESPAYLSAAEQTGAK, encoded by the coding sequence GTGGCACTGGATCTTCGGCTGGACGGCAGGGTGGTGCTGGTGACCGGAGGGACCCGTGGGGTCGGCGCCGGGATCGCCTCGGTGTTCCGGCAGGCGGGCGCTTCGGTGGTCACCTGCGCGCGCACCGGCGAAGCGGGGCCAGGCTTCGTGCCCTGCGACGTCCGTGATCCCGCCGACGTCACGAGGTTGGTTGACGAAGTCGTGTCGCGTCACGGGCGGTTGGACGTGCTGGTCAACAACGCCGGTGGAGCGCCCTTCGCGGACACGGCCACGGCGTCGCCGCGATTCCACGACAAGGTGGTGGCGCTGAACTTGCTGGCGCCATTGGCCGTCGCGCAGGCGGCGAACGCCGTGATGCAGAAGCAGGACGGCGGCGGGGTGATCGTGAACGTGAGCAGTGTCAGCGCGTTGCGTCCTTCGCCGGGTACAGCTGCGTACGGCGCCGCGAAAGCGGGGCTGGACAACCTGACGGCGACTCTCGCGGTCGAGTGGGCGCCGAAGGTGCGGGTGAACGCGCTGGACGTCGGGATGGTGCGGACCGAGGCGTCCGGGCACTACGGCGACCTGGCGGCGGTGAGCGCGACTGTCCCTTTGGGACGGTTGGCGGAACCGGAAGAGGTGGGCCGGTGCGCGGCGTTCCTGGCGTCGCCGCTGGCCTCCTACGTGAGCGGGGCGCGGCTCGCGGTGCACGGCGGCGGCGAGTCGCCGGCGTACCTGAGCGCGGCCGAGCAGACGGGAGCGAAATGA
- a CDS encoding SDR family oxidoreductase, with the protein MSGLVEGRVVVVTGAGRGIGRAHALAFAAEGARVVVNDVGAALDGSGGGGGPADLVADEIRVLGGKAVVNTDDVADWAGAARLVSTAVEEFGALDVLVANAGFLRDRMLVNLAEDEWDAVVRVHLKGHFAPLRHAAEYWRAESKAGHTRAARVVMTSSGAGLLGSVGQGNYSAAKAGILGLTTVAAAELGRYGVTVNAIAPAARTRMTEGTFDMAAPDGGFDAMAPGNVSPLVVWLGSAESAGVTGRVFEVDGGRVCLADGWRHGPARDKGARWEPGELGPVVAELLASGENPEPVYGA; encoded by the coding sequence ATGAGTGGGCTGGTCGAAGGACGCGTTGTGGTGGTCACCGGCGCGGGGCGCGGGATCGGGCGGGCGCACGCGCTGGCGTTCGCGGCCGAGGGTGCGCGGGTGGTGGTGAACGACGTCGGCGCGGCGCTGGACGGCAGCGGCGGCGGTGGCGGTCCGGCCGACCTGGTGGCCGACGAAATCCGGGTGCTCGGCGGGAAAGCCGTGGTGAACACCGACGACGTCGCGGATTGGGCCGGTGCGGCGCGGCTGGTTTCGACGGCCGTCGAAGAGTTCGGCGCGTTGGACGTGCTGGTGGCGAACGCCGGCTTCCTGCGCGATCGGATGCTGGTGAACCTGGCCGAGGACGAGTGGGACGCCGTGGTGCGCGTGCACCTGAAGGGACATTTCGCGCCGTTGCGGCATGCCGCGGAGTACTGGCGCGCGGAGTCGAAGGCGGGGCACACGCGGGCGGCGCGGGTCGTGATGACGAGTTCGGGCGCGGGCCTGCTCGGCAGCGTCGGGCAGGGCAACTATTCCGCGGCCAAGGCGGGGATTCTGGGGCTCACGACCGTCGCCGCCGCCGAGCTGGGCCGCTACGGCGTGACGGTGAACGCCATCGCCCCGGCGGCGCGCACGCGCATGACCGAGGGGACGTTCGACATGGCCGCCCCCGACGGCGGTTTCGACGCGATGGCGCCGGGGAACGTGTCCCCGCTGGTGGTGTGGCTGGGTTCGGCGGAGTCGGCGGGCGTCACCGGCCGGGTGTTCGAAGTGGACGGTGGCCGCGTCTGCCTCGCCGACGGCTGGCGCCACGGCCCGGCGCGGGACAAGGGCGCGCGCTGGGAGCCGGGGGAGCTGGGGCCGGTGGTGGCCGAACTGCTGGCGTCGGGCGAGAACCCGGAGCCGGTGTACGGGGCCTGA
- a CDS encoding DUF2306 domain-containing protein, protein MWSLLALLAIGVAAYFVPPYLTGSSAVPIDRAIVGYYASLVVHALPAGLTLIIGPWQFVPRLRARFPRLHRVMGRVYLISVVAASAAAAYASAVTKSGFALQVAFYLLIVAWLYTAAKAYRTIRRREVALHRIWMVRNYALTFAAVTLRVYLMIGMQVLPSSVPYKDIYTAAAWAGLLGNVLIAEYFIIQRTLAPLARRAGRAKETAADSTVAGSTVAEPAQPVGQGS, encoded by the coding sequence TTGTGGAGTCTGCTGGCCCTGCTGGCGATCGGCGTCGCGGCCTACTTCGTGCCGCCGTACCTGACGGGGAGCTCGGCCGTCCCGATCGACCGGGCCATCGTGGGCTACTACGCGAGCCTGGTGGTGCACGCGCTGCCGGCGGGCCTGACGCTGATCATCGGGCCGTGGCAGTTCGTGCCGCGGCTGCGGGCCCGTTTCCCGCGGCTGCACCGGGTGATGGGCCGGGTGTACTTGATCTCGGTCGTCGCGGCCTCGGCGGCGGCGGCGTATGCGTCCGCGGTCACGAAGAGCGGTTTCGCCCTGCAGGTCGCGTTCTACCTGCTGATCGTGGCTTGGCTGTACACCGCGGCCAAGGCCTACCGGACGATCCGGCGCCGCGAGGTGGCGCTGCACCGGATCTGGATGGTGCGCAACTACGCGCTCACGTTCGCCGCGGTCACCCTGCGGGTCTACCTGATGATCGGCATGCAGGTCCTGCCGTCGTCGGTGCCGTACAAGGACATCTACACCGCGGCCGCGTGGGCGGGCCTTTTGGGCAACGTGCTGATCGCGGAGTACTTCATCATCCAGCGCACGCTGGCGCCGCTGGCCCGGCGGGCCGGCCGCGCCAAGGAAACGGCGGCTGACAGCACGGTTGCCGGCAGCACGGTCGCCGAGCCGGCGCAGCCGGTGGGTCAGGGCAGCTGA
- a CDS encoding pyridoxamine 5'-phosphate oxidase family protein — MATWQAFAAAAPSLADRVRKRFTSAESHILATLRRDGSPRVSGSEVDFRDGSLYVGSMLDAVKARDLRRDGRFAIHAAPGDPAAGGDAKLAGVATEVTDPALLARIQGGGEPSHLFHLDIREAALTWVEGNTLFVESWQEGKGLVRFARPDNGPAIRTELD, encoded by the coding sequence ATGGCTACCTGGCAGGCGTTCGCGGCGGCGGCACCGTCGCTCGCGGACCGCGTACGTAAGCGTTTCACCTCCGCGGAGTCCCACATCCTGGCCACCCTGCGCCGTGACGGCTCACCCCGAGTCAGCGGCTCGGAGGTGGACTTCCGAGACGGCTCGCTTTACGTCGGCTCGATGCTCGACGCCGTCAAGGCCCGCGACCTCCGCCGCGACGGCCGCTTCGCCATCCACGCCGCCCCAGGCGACCCAGCCGCAGGCGGCGACGCGAAGCTGGCGGGCGTCGCCACCGAGGTGACGGACCCGGCGTTGCTTGCCCGGATCCAGGGCGGCGGCGAACCGAGCCACCTGTTCCACCTCGACATCCGCGAGGCCGCACTGACCTGGGTCGAGGGCAACACCCTGTTCGTCGAGTCCTGGCAGGAGGGAAAAGGCCTCGTGCGTTTCGCCCGGCCGGACAACGGCCCCGCCATCCGCACCGAACTGGACTAG
- a CDS encoding VOC family protein: MRLTSTVLGTPEPRALARFYQALLGWPIDTDEPDWVTLRPEGGGPGLSFQLETDHVPPAWPARPGDQQMMLHLDIEADDLAEAAAQAETAGARLADFQPQEHVRVYLDPAGHPFCLWANP, translated from the coding sequence GTGAGGCTGACCTCAACTGTTCTGGGCACACCGGAGCCACGGGCGCTGGCGCGGTTCTACCAGGCTCTGCTCGGCTGGCCGATCGACACGGACGAGCCGGACTGGGTCACCCTGCGGCCCGAAGGCGGTGGCCCCGGCCTGTCCTTCCAGCTGGAAACGGACCACGTGCCCCCGGCCTGGCCCGCGCGCCCCGGTGACCAGCAGATGATGCTGCACCTGGACATCGAAGCCGACGACCTCGCCGAAGCCGCCGCCCAGGCCGAAACCGCGGGTGCGCGGCTCGCGGACTTCCAGCCGCAGGAGCATGTCCGCGTTTACCTGGACCCCGCCGGTCATCCGTTCTGTCTCTGGGCCAATCCCTGA
- a CDS encoding alpha/beta fold hydrolase produces MRGLIVALGASMAVVAGPGAASASVDSVPTPKLGWSDCADGFLCATAAVPLDYDQTSGPKIDLALIKLPATDPARRIGTLFVNFGGPGASGLERLRERGKWPWLFSAELRAKFDVVSWDPRGIGSSAAVRCFDSLAEQESFFGSFPEMPGNPSGNAAFYAKSKELADRCSAKAGPILEHVSTADTARDLELLRRAVGDTKLTYHGISYGTQLGATYANLFPDRIRAMVFDGTMDFAGKTVPLDTRQDVATGISDTFTQFLRLCTEAGPKCAFSSGDPKAKWAALTARAKQAPITVDGETWTYSGIINAAADLSDSRGWPDIASLLQRLYDALSTTAVSTTALRAASEPYTSNRTEAFNAIQCSDSDVPTDPAVYSRYAESEDQRVPYFGRIAVLDMMSCAFWQAKAADRYTGPWNRRTSAEILVLNNRFDPSTPLPGAQDGAAELARARVFVTESYGHSSMYVPSTCTEQVKRDYLISGVFPAAGKTCAIDASPFAG; encoded by the coding sequence GTGCGCGGCTTGATTGTCGCGCTCGGCGCCTCGATGGCTGTCGTGGCTGGGCCGGGGGCGGCTTCGGCCTCCGTCGACTCCGTTCCGACGCCGAAGCTGGGCTGGTCCGACTGTGCGGACGGGTTCCTGTGCGCCACCGCCGCGGTGCCGCTGGACTACGACCAGACGTCCGGCCCGAAGATCGACCTCGCGCTCATCAAGCTGCCGGCCACCGATCCCGCGCGGCGGATCGGCACGCTCTTCGTCAACTTCGGCGGGCCGGGCGCGTCCGGCCTGGAGCGGCTGCGGGAGCGGGGCAAGTGGCCGTGGCTGTTCTCCGCCGAGCTGCGCGCGAAGTTCGACGTCGTGTCGTGGGACCCGCGCGGGATCGGCAGCAGCGCCGCGGTCCGCTGCTTCGACTCGCTGGCCGAGCAGGAGTCGTTCTTCGGGTCGTTCCCGGAGATGCCCGGCAACCCGAGCGGCAACGCGGCCTTCTACGCCAAGTCGAAGGAGCTGGCCGACCGCTGCTCGGCCAAGGCGGGCCCGATCCTGGAGCACGTCTCGACGGCCGACACCGCGCGGGACCTGGAGCTGCTGCGCCGCGCGGTCGGTGACACGAAGCTGACCTACCACGGCATTTCCTACGGGACCCAGCTCGGCGCCACGTACGCGAACCTGTTCCCGGACCGCATCCGCGCGATGGTGTTCGACGGCACGATGGACTTCGCCGGCAAGACCGTGCCGCTGGACACCCGGCAGGACGTCGCCACCGGGATCTCGGACACGTTCACGCAGTTCCTCCGGCTGTGCACCGAGGCCGGTCCGAAGTGCGCGTTCTCGTCGGGCGACCCGAAGGCGAAGTGGGCCGCACTGACCGCTCGCGCCAAGCAGGCGCCGATCACTGTGGACGGCGAGACGTGGACGTACTCGGGGATCATCAACGCGGCAGCCGACCTGTCCGACTCGCGCGGCTGGCCGGACATCGCTTCGCTGCTTCAGCGCCTGTACGACGCTCTGTCGACAACTGCTGTGTCAACGACTGCCCTCCGCGCCGCTTCCGAGCCCTACACCTCGAACCGGACCGAGGCCTTCAACGCGATCCAGTGCAGTGACAGCGACGTGCCCACCGACCCGGCGGTCTACAGCCGGTACGCGGAGTCCGAGGACCAGCGGGTCCCGTACTTCGGCCGGATCGCGGTCCTGGACATGATGAGCTGCGCCTTCTGGCAGGCGAAGGCCGCGGACCGGTACACCGGCCCGTGGAACCGCCGGACCTCGGCGGAGATCCTGGTGCTGAACAACCGGTTCGACCCCTCGACTCCGCTACCCGGCGCACAAGACGGCGCCGCGGAGCTGGCCCGCGCGCGGGTCTTCGTGACCGAGAGCTACGGGCACTCGTCGATGTATGTGCCGAGCACGTGCACCGAGCAGGTGAAGCGGGACTACCTGATCTCGGGCGTGTTCCCGGCCGCGGGCAAGACCTGCGCGATCGACGCGAGCCCGTTCGCGGGCTGA
- a CDS encoding steroid 3-ketoacyl-CoA thiolase: MGEPVIVEAVRTPIGKRGGWLAGLHAAELLGAAQSALLERAGLDPALVEQVIGGAVTQAGEQAGNLSRTAWLHAGLPETTGATTIDAQCGSAQQATHLVAGLIAAGAISAGVACGAEAMSRVPLGANRGTTGTPRPASWSIDMPDQYGAAERIAVRRGLTRADVDAFGAASQQKAARAWEAGHFDREVVPVKAPVLADGAPTGETRLVTKDQGLRETTVDGLARLKPVVADGIHTAGTSSQISDGAAALLLMDSSRARELGLRPRARIVAQALVGAEPYYHLDGPVQSTSRVLASAGMTIGDPDLFEINEAFASVVLSWLQVHYPDETRVNVNGGAIALGHPVGSTGARLLTTALHELERRDATTALVTMCAGGALSTATIIERI, encoded by the coding sequence ATGGGCGAGCCGGTGATCGTCGAGGCCGTGCGGACGCCGATCGGCAAGCGCGGCGGCTGGCTGGCCGGGCTGCACGCGGCCGAGCTGCTGGGCGCGGCGCAGAGTGCGCTGCTGGAGCGGGCGGGCCTGGACCCGGCGCTCGTCGAGCAGGTGATCGGCGGGGCCGTGACGCAGGCGGGTGAGCAGGCCGGGAACCTGAGCCGGACCGCGTGGCTGCACGCGGGCCTGCCCGAGACCACCGGCGCGACGACGATCGACGCCCAGTGCGGCTCGGCCCAGCAGGCGACGCACCTGGTCGCGGGCCTGATCGCGGCGGGCGCGATCTCCGCGGGGGTCGCGTGCGGGGCGGAGGCGATGAGCCGGGTGCCGCTGGGCGCGAACCGCGGCACGACCGGGACGCCGCGGCCGGCGTCGTGGTCCATCGACATGCCCGACCAGTACGGCGCGGCGGAGCGCATCGCCGTGCGGCGCGGGCTGACGCGCGCGGACGTGGACGCGTTCGGCGCGGCGTCGCAACAGAAGGCGGCGCGCGCGTGGGAAGCCGGGCACTTCGACCGCGAGGTGGTGCCGGTGAAGGCCCCGGTGCTTGCGGACGGTGCGCCGACGGGCGAAACCCGCCTGGTGACCAAGGATCAGGGGCTGCGAGAGACCACTGTGGACGGTCTGGCCCGGCTGAAGCCCGTGGTGGCGGACGGGATCCACACGGCGGGCACGTCGTCGCAGATCTCCGACGGCGCGGCGGCGTTGCTGCTGATGGACTCTTCGCGGGCCCGCGAGCTGGGCCTGCGCCCGCGCGCGCGGATCGTGGCGCAGGCGCTGGTGGGCGCTGAGCCGTACTACCACCTGGACGGCCCGGTGCAGTCGACGTCGCGCGTGCTCGCGTCGGCGGGCATGACCATCGGTGACCCGGACCTGTTCGAAATCAACGAGGCGTTCGCTTCGGTGGTGCTGTCGTGGCTGCAGGTGCACTACCCGGACGAAACCCGCGTGAACGTCAACGGCGGCGCCATCGCCCTCGGCCACCCGGTCGGCAGCACTGGCGCCCGCCTGCTCACGACGGCCTTGCACGAGCTGGAACGCCGCGACGCCACCACTGCCCTGGTCACCATGTGCGCCGGCGGCGCCCTCTCCACGGCGACGATCATCGAACGGATCTGA
- a CDS encoding cytochrome P450: MAAPLFPVGFDFSDPDLYASRLPLAEFAELRRTAPVWWNPQPMNTAGFGDEGYWVVSRHQDVKEVSRDSELYSSWEKTAIIRFDDQMTQQNLDANRLVLLNMDAPQHTKLRRIVSKGFTPRSIAKLEDTLRDRAERIVAEARKKGSGDFVTDVACELPLQAIAELIGVPQEDRLKIFDWSNQMVAYDDPEYELEPLTASAEIVGYAWNMAEERRRCPMDDIVTKLVQADVDGESLGSDEFGFFVILLAVAGNETTRNAITHGMKAFLDHPDQWARYREERPKTAPDEIVRWATPVVAFQRTATRDTELGGAHIRKGDRVGMFYSSANFDPDVFDEPERFDVFREDNPHVGFGGTGSHYCIGANLARLEIDLIFNAIADVMPDITEAAPPERLRSSWINGIKHYQVRYG, encoded by the coding sequence GTGGCCGCTCCGCTTTTCCCCGTCGGTTTCGACTTTTCGGACCCGGACCTCTACGCCAGCCGACTGCCGCTGGCCGAGTTCGCGGAGCTCCGGCGAACCGCGCCGGTCTGGTGGAACCCCCAGCCGATGAACACCGCCGGCTTCGGCGACGAAGGCTACTGGGTCGTTTCGCGGCACCAGGACGTCAAGGAAGTCTCCCGCGACAGCGAGCTGTACTCGTCGTGGGAGAAGACCGCGATCATCCGCTTCGACGACCAGATGACGCAGCAGAACCTCGACGCCAATCGCCTGGTGCTGCTGAACATGGACGCCCCGCAGCACACGAAGCTGCGGCGCATCGTCTCGAAGGGCTTCACCCCGCGCTCCATCGCGAAGCTGGAGGACACCCTTCGCGACCGCGCCGAGCGCATCGTCGCCGAAGCCCGCAAGAAGGGCTCGGGCGACTTCGTCACCGACGTCGCGTGCGAGCTGCCGCTGCAGGCGATCGCCGAGCTGATCGGCGTGCCGCAGGAGGACCGGCTCAAGATCTTCGACTGGTCCAACCAGATGGTGGCCTACGACGACCCCGAGTACGAGCTCGAGCCGCTCACCGCGTCCGCCGAGATCGTCGGCTACGCCTGGAACATGGCCGAGGAACGCCGCCGTTGCCCGATGGACGACATCGTCACCAAGCTCGTGCAGGCGGACGTCGACGGCGAGTCGCTCGGCTCCGACGAGTTCGGCTTCTTCGTGATCCTGCTGGCCGTCGCGGGCAACGAAACGACGCGCAACGCCATCACCCACGGCATGAAGGCCTTCCTCGACCACCCGGACCAGTGGGCGCGCTACCGCGAGGAGCGGCCGAAGACGGCGCCGGACGAGATCGTCCGCTGGGCCACGCCGGTGGTCGCGTTCCAGCGCACCGCCACCCGCGACACCGAACTCGGCGGCGCGCACATCCGCAAGGGCGACCGCGTCGGGATGTTCTACAGCTCGGCCAACTTCGACCCCGACGTGTTCGACGAGCCTGAGCGCTTCGACGTGTTCCGTGAGGACAACCCGCACGTCGGCTTCGGCGGCACCGGCTCGCACTACTGCATCGGCGCGAACCTCGCCCGGCTGGAGATCGACCTGATCTTCAACGCGATCGCCGACGTGATGCCGGACATCACCGAGGCCGCGCCGCCGGAACGGCTGCGTTCGAGCTGGATCAACGGCATCAAGCACTACCAGGTCCGCTACGGCTGA